The proteins below are encoded in one region of Bremerella sp. P1:
- a CDS encoding alpha/beta hydrolase family protein, which produces MHPIHLLTTTVLFTMTFLGSLSAADWPGQESQWNGNAKYDFKVDDRPAYVVVPKQAAEGNPWVWRARFPGFHAEADLLLLERGFHIAYINTNDMLGSPTAMKHWDNFYDFLTEKGLSKRVALEGVSRGGLFVYGWASRHPDRVACIYADTPVCDFKSWPGGKGKGVGSSGTWQRLLQEYNFTEAEALAYKKNPIDILAPIAEAKIPILHIVSLNDVVVPPTENTFILAERYRKLGGEMEIIEVQEGTEKSQGHHFTHPDPKRVADFIEKHATKS; this is translated from the coding sequence GTGCATCCTATTCATTTGCTGACCACGACCGTTCTATTCACGATGACCTTCCTTGGTTCTCTTTCGGCCGCCGATTGGCCCGGCCAGGAGTCCCAGTGGAATGGGAATGCGAAATACGACTTCAAAGTCGACGATCGGCCTGCCTACGTTGTCGTTCCCAAGCAAGCGGCGGAAGGCAATCCCTGGGTCTGGCGAGCTCGCTTCCCAGGGTTTCACGCCGAGGCAGACTTGCTGCTTCTGGAGCGAGGTTTCCACATCGCTTACATCAATACGAATGACATGCTTGGCAGCCCCACGGCGATGAAGCACTGGGACAACTTCTATGACTTCCTGACGGAAAAAGGGCTGTCGAAGCGTGTTGCTTTGGAAGGAGTCAGCCGCGGTGGCCTGTTCGTCTACGGCTGGGCATCTCGACATCCAGATCGCGTGGCATGCATTTATGCCGACACTCCGGTCTGCGACTTCAAAAGCTGGCCAGGCGGCAAGGGAAAAGGAGTCGGTAGCAGCGGCACCTGGCAACGCTTGTTGCAGGAATACAACTTTACCGAAGCCGAAGCCCTGGCCTACAAGAAGAATCCGATCGATATCCTGGCTCCGATTGCCGAAGCCAAGATTCCCATCCTGCATATTGTTTCGCTGAACGACGTGGTGGTTCCCCCAACGGAGAACACCTTCATCCTGGCCGAGCGATATCGCAAACTAGGCGGGGAAATGGAGATCATCGAGGTCCAGGAAGGGACTGAGAAGTCGCAAGGACACCATTTTACCCATCCCGATCCCAAACGCGTGGCCGACTTCATCGAAAAGCATGCGACCAAGTCCTAA
- a CDS encoding arylsulfatase, which yields MLDRFALRAVPLTMFVFMASVFPSLVSAQDKPNIILMMADDMGFSDLGCYGGEIETPNLDQLADSGIRFTQFYNTARCCPTRAALLTGLYQHQAGIGHMVGNYGVPSYQGYLNDQCVTIAEALRGAGYTTLMTGKWHVGSQPEHWPTKRGFDRYWGTPSGGGVYFKDTLKIRNTVFFVENEERIELRDDFYITDDLTDHAMEFIDEAVNETKKPFFLYLAHIAPHWPLQAKPEDIAHYEGKYDTGWDATRDARFARQTKMGLFPSGTKLSDRDKDAKAWEKMPQPAQEDLAHRMEIYAAQITCIDENVGKLVAQLKELGQYENTLFIFLSDNGCSAEGGPGGFSRGKKDAPIGTGLSYASVGLEWANANDTPFRKFKMDTREGGISSPLIIHWPQGVKHNGRLVDAPSHVIDVMPTLLDVAGATYPDKQNGKTTIPLEGQSFADQFAATKTVPARDLFWEHEGNQAIRRGDWKAVRIKNGPWSLYNLKDDRTETTNLNQAHPEKTKELAQAWEAWAERCGVWDWNELQKQRRKK from the coding sequence ATGCTTGACCGGTTCGCCCTGCGCGCCGTGCCACTGACGATGTTCGTCTTCATGGCATCCGTTTTTCCATCACTCGTCTCTGCTCAAGATAAGCCCAATATCATCTTGATGATGGCCGACGACATGGGCTTCTCGGATCTTGGTTGCTATGGTGGCGAAATCGAGACGCCCAACCTGGATCAACTCGCCGATAGCGGCATTCGCTTCACTCAGTTCTATAACACGGCCCGCTGCTGTCCGACGCGGGCCGCCTTGCTGACGGGCCTCTACCAACACCAGGCCGGCATTGGCCACATGGTTGGCAACTATGGGGTGCCGTCCTACCAAGGCTATCTGAACGATCAATGCGTCACGATCGCCGAAGCACTTCGCGGGGCTGGATATACGACCCTGATGACCGGCAAATGGCATGTCGGTTCCCAACCCGAACATTGGCCCACCAAGCGAGGTTTTGATCGCTACTGGGGAACGCCGTCGGGAGGTGGTGTCTATTTCAAAGACACCCTCAAGATCCGCAACACGGTCTTCTTTGTCGAAAACGAAGAACGGATCGAGCTACGAGACGACTTCTACATCACCGATGACCTGACCGATCATGCGATGGAGTTCATCGACGAAGCGGTGAACGAAACCAAGAAGCCATTCTTTCTGTACTTGGCACACATCGCACCTCACTGGCCCTTGCAAGCGAAGCCGGAAGACATCGCTCACTACGAAGGCAAGTATGATACCGGATGGGATGCGACTCGCGACGCACGCTTCGCACGACAAACAAAAATGGGACTCTTCCCTAGCGGTACCAAGTTGAGCGATCGTGACAAAGACGCCAAAGCTTGGGAGAAGATGCCACAACCTGCCCAGGAAGACCTCGCACACCGCATGGAGATCTATGCCGCTCAAATTACCTGTATTGATGAAAACGTTGGCAAACTAGTCGCACAACTCAAAGAGTTAGGCCAGTACGAGAACACGCTCTTTATCTTTCTCTCTGACAATGGCTGTTCGGCCGAAGGTGGCCCGGGCGGATTCAGTCGCGGCAAAAAAGACGCTCCGATCGGCACGGGACTTTCGTATGCCAGCGTCGGCCTGGAATGGGCGAATGCCAACGACACTCCATTTCGCAAGTTCAAGATGGATACCCGCGAAGGAGGCATCTCTTCGCCACTGATTATTCATTGGCCCCAGGGCGTCAAACACAACGGACGCTTGGTGGATGCACCAAGTCACGTGATTGATGTCATGCCAACGCTTTTAGATGTTGCCGGCGCGACCTATCCAGACAAACAAAACGGTAAGACAACGATCCCACTCGAAGGTCAAAGCTTTGCCGATCAGTTTGCCGCGACCAAGACAGTCCCTGCTCGTGACCTGTTCTGGGAGCATGAAGGCAACCAGGCCATTCGCCGAGGCGACTGGAAAGCCGTTCGAATCAAAAACGGTCCCTGGTCCCTATACAATTTGAAAGACGATCGTACGGAAACGACAAACCTCAACCAGGCCCATCCTGAGAAAACCAAGGAGCTTGCCCAAGCCTGGGAAGCCTGGGCTGAGCGCTGCGGAGTTTGGGACTGGAATGAGCTTCAGAAACAGCGACGCAAGAAATAA
- a CDS encoding arylsulfatase, with protein MKQLFLAAIITALSCTSLLAAKPNVVLVITDDQGYGDLACYGNPVIKTPNIDKLASESSQLSNYHVAPTCSPTRAALQSGHWTDRAGAWHTIMGRSMLRAEEATLGQLLKDNGYVTGMFGKWHLGDNYPYRPEDRGYDEVYRHGGGGVGQTPDLWDNAYFDGQYFHNGKIAPAKGFCTDVFFRQANQFIRDSVKKNEPFFAYISTNAPHGPLHCPQNYMDMYADQNANIAAFFGMITNVDDNVGKTRKLLDELGVADNTIFIFTTDNGTATGGSVFNAGMRGKKGSEYDGGHRVPFMCYWPAAGMNKKHVNDRLTHAVDVAPTLLEMTGGSAPANYTFDGKSIRALLDPAVDVDWADRYLVTDSQRVRDPRKWKQTAVMSQQWRLINGKELYDIQKDPGQKNNIAKDHPDVVAKMTAFYDGWWAELEPTFAVPTEIYIGHPDAPEASLTAHDWIQSSYPPWNQGHIRSGDGYNAKKQNVKHEGHWAVKVIRDGTYEVSLRRWPVEADQSILTNLPPGADVPGASKAMRARPGVALPIASATLRIDGKDLESKPVSSDAHEVTFTTKLKAGSRQLSPLFVMDDGSELGAYYVVVRYVGD; from the coding sequence ATGAAACAGCTATTCCTCGCCGCGATCATCACGGCATTGAGTTGTACTAGCCTGTTGGCAGCCAAGCCGAATGTCGTCCTGGTGATCACCGACGACCAAGGCTACGGCGACTTGGCCTGCTATGGCAATCCGGTCATCAAGACACCCAACATCGACAAACTGGCCTCGGAGTCATCCCAGCTTTCGAACTACCACGTTGCCCCCACGTGTTCTCCTACCCGTGCGGCGCTTCAATCGGGTCACTGGACCGATCGTGCCGGTGCCTGGCACACGATCATGGGACGTTCGATGCTTCGTGCGGAAGAGGCAACGCTTGGCCAGCTATTGAAAGACAACGGCTACGTCACGGGAATGTTCGGCAAGTGGCATCTGGGAGACAACTATCCTTATCGCCCTGAAGACCGCGGCTACGACGAAGTTTATCGTCACGGTGGAGGAGGCGTCGGCCAAACGCCTGACCTGTGGGACAACGCTTACTTCGATGGCCAATACTTCCACAACGGCAAGATTGCACCGGCCAAGGGTTTTTGCACCGACGTCTTCTTCCGTCAAGCGAATCAGTTCATTCGCGATAGCGTTAAGAAGAACGAACCCTTCTTTGCCTACATTTCCACCAACGCCCCGCATGGTCCCCTGCACTGTCCACAGAACTACATGGACATGTACGCCGATCAAAATGCCAATATTGCGGCGTTCTTTGGAATGATCACCAACGTTGACGACAACGTTGGCAAAACCCGCAAGCTGCTCGATGAGCTAGGCGTTGCGGACAACACCATCTTCATTTTCACGACCGACAACGGCACGGCGACCGGTGGATCGGTTTTCAACGCCGGCATGCGTGGCAAAAAGGGTAGCGAATACGATGGTGGCCATCGCGTCCCATTTATGTGCTATTGGCCAGCGGCTGGCATGAATAAGAAGCACGTGAACGATCGGCTCACCCATGCCGTCGACGTTGCTCCGACGCTTCTGGAAATGACCGGAGGCTCGGCTCCTGCGAACTATACGTTCGACGGAAAGTCGATTCGTGCTCTGCTCGACCCTGCGGTCGATGTCGACTGGGCAGACCGCTACCTGGTGACCGACTCGCAACGCGTCCGTGACCCACGAAAGTGGAAGCAAACAGCCGTTATGTCGCAGCAGTGGCGACTGATCAACGGCAAAGAGCTGTACGACATCCAGAAGGATCCAGGCCAGAAGAATAATATCGCCAAGGACCATCCTGATGTGGTCGCTAAGATGACCGCTTTCTACGATGGCTGGTGGGCTGAACTTGAGCCAACCTTCGCTGTGCCCACAGAGATCTACATCGGCCATCCCGATGCTCCAGAAGCATCGCTGACCGCACACGATTGGATTCAGTCGTCCTATCCGCCATGGAACCAGGGCCATATCCGAAGTGGTGATGGCTACAACGCGAAGAAACAGAACGTCAAACACGAAGGTCACTGGGCCGTCAAAGTCATTCGCGACGGCACCTATGAAGTCAGCCTTCGCCGTTGGCCGGTCGAAGCGGATCAATCGATCCTGACCAATCTGCCACCGGGAGCGGACGTGCCAGGTGCCAGCAAAGCAATGCGTGCTCGCCCCGGCGTCGCCTTGCCGATTGCATCCGCCACCCTCCGCATCGACGGGAAAGACCTGGAGTCCAAGCCCGTCTCTTCGGATGCGCATGAAGTTACCTTCACGACGAAACTCAAGGCCGGGTCACGTCAGTTGTCACCCCTGTTTGTCATGGACGATGGTAGTGAACTGGGTGCGTACTACGTCGTAGTTCGCTACGTGGGAGACTAA
- a CDS encoding sulfatase-like hydrolase/transferase: MKRLLLAAVLTVWFAGPLSAADKPNIVILYADDMGFGDLGANNPDSKIPTPHLDRLAKEGLRLTDGHSSSGICTPSRYALLTGRYHWRKFHGIVQAFGPPVIDPQELTLPEILKEKGYRTACIGKWHLGWNWDEILRPDADVKSNRGNRVIQPEAFDWSKPISGGPTSHGFDEYFGDDVPNFPPYAWFKDDQVVGQPSVMLTKTPQTPEGRWSARPGPAMKDWDFWAVVPKLADEAVDWIAKQKGQQEPFFLYVPFNSPHSPIVPTEEFIGSSQAGPFGDFVHMTDAMAGKVLAALKENGFEDNTLVIFTADNGAENYAYERVKNFDHWSSAPFRGVKRDLYEGGHHVPFVVKWPGKIKPGSTSDALISQVDLMGTIAAIVDYQLPVDTAHDSYDQLQVWLSGEASPRETIVHNTAAKAYAIRDGNWLLVDAPSGSHNRIPKWFDQERGYQEDKLPGELYDLQNDPAEKKNLYESKPELVQQLKQKLKSIQASGQVR; this comes from the coding sequence GTGAAGCGCCTACTTCTCGCCGCCGTGCTGACCGTCTGGTTCGCAGGGCCGCTTAGCGCCGCAGACAAGCCCAACATTGTCATCCTTTATGCGGATGACATGGGGTTTGGCGACTTAGGTGCCAACAACCCTGATTCCAAGATTCCAACGCCCCACTTGGATCGTCTGGCGAAGGAAGGTTTACGCCTGACCGACGGACACAGCTCGTCAGGTATCTGCACCCCGAGCCGCTATGCGCTGTTAACCGGTCGATACCACTGGCGGAAGTTTCACGGCATTGTCCAAGCGTTTGGTCCGCCGGTTATCGACCCCCAAGAACTGACGCTGCCGGAAATCCTCAAGGAAAAGGGATACCGGACCGCTTGCATCGGGAAGTGGCATCTCGGTTGGAATTGGGACGAAATCCTCCGTCCTGATGCGGATGTCAAATCAAATCGTGGCAACCGAGTGATTCAGCCAGAAGCATTCGACTGGTCGAAGCCGATCTCTGGTGGCCCAACCTCACACGGATTCGACGAGTACTTCGGTGACGATGTCCCGAACTTTCCACCCTATGCCTGGTTCAAGGACGATCAAGTCGTTGGCCAACCATCGGTCATGCTGACGAAAACTCCCCAGACGCCGGAAGGCCGTTGGAGTGCCCGACCTGGCCCGGCAATGAAAGACTGGGACTTCTGGGCAGTCGTCCCCAAGCTGGCCGATGAAGCGGTCGATTGGATCGCTAAACAGAAAGGCCAGCAGGAACCGTTCTTCCTCTACGTACCATTCAACTCACCACATTCGCCAATCGTCCCGACCGAGGAGTTCATTGGATCTTCCCAGGCAGGACCGTTTGGTGACTTTGTCCACATGACCGATGCGATGGCCGGAAAGGTATTGGCCGCGTTAAAGGAGAACGGCTTCGAGGATAATACGCTCGTGATCTTTACGGCCGACAATGGCGCCGAGAATTACGCTTACGAGCGGGTCAAGAATTTCGATCATTGGAGCTCGGCCCCATTTCGAGGCGTCAAACGCGACCTTTATGAAGGTGGACATCACGTTCCGTTTGTCGTGAAGTGGCCAGGGAAAATCAAACCGGGCAGCACGAGCGATGCCCTCATCAGCCAAGTCGATTTGATGGGCACGATTGCAGCGATTGTCGACTACCAGCTTCCTGTAGATACGGCGCACGACAGCTACGATCAGTTGCAAGTTTGGCTGTCAGGCGAAGCGAGTCCCCGTGAAACGATCGTGCACAACACAGCGGCCAAAGCCTATGCGATCCGGGACGGCAATTGGCTGCTGGTCGATGCCCCCTCTGGCTCGCACAATCGAATCCCCAAGTGGTTTGACCAAGAGCGAGGCTACCAAGAAGACAAGCTGCCCGGCGAGCTTTACGATTTGCAGAATGATCCGGCTGAGAAAAAGAACCTCTACGAAAGCAAGCCGGAACTCGTGCAACAATTAAAGCAGAAGCTTAAATCGATCCAAGCCAGCGGCCAGGTTCGCTAG
- a CDS encoding sulfatase-like hydrolase/transferase, with translation MTRILVLAIACLMTSGLTVANAQTVDSENRPHIIFVMADDMGWGQTGYRNHPVLKTPNLDLMAANGLRLERFYAGCCVCSPTRASVMTGRTPVRSGVLTHGYALRHQEKTIAQALKDAGYVTGHFGKWHLNGLRGPGAPILAEDTYGPGHFGFDEWVSVTNFFDVDPLMSRQGKFEQMKGDSSEVAMAEAIKFLQKHKDGGKPMFAVVWFGTPHSPFKALDDDKIPFGNLKADSENHYGELVAMDRSIGTLRSALRDMKIADDTLFVFCSDNGGLPRIQPDTVGGLRGNKGNVYEGGLRVPAIIEWPSMVQPRISSYPACTMDLFPTVADVLGLPDDVFVKPLDGVSLKPLLADELGAREQPIGFRFQKQAAWVDNNWKLVTSNRDQANKFELYNLKDDPHEENDLAKAEPAQFEKLKSAYQAWDAAVEASFAGKDYAAGKLTEPDPEPHYWTIDPRYEKYLPEWKDRWEYRTYIQKVLKD, from the coding sequence ATGACGCGCATCCTAGTTCTCGCCATCGCCTGCCTGATGACCTCTGGCTTGACCGTTGCCAACGCCCAAACAGTAGATTCTGAAAATCGCCCTCACATCATTTTCGTGATGGCCGATGACATGGGCTGGGGGCAAACAGGCTATCGAAATCATCCGGTTTTGAAAACGCCGAACCTGGACCTGATGGCCGCCAACGGTCTGCGTCTCGAACGATTCTACGCGGGCTGCTGTGTTTGTTCTCCGACCCGAGCCAGTGTGATGACTGGCCGCACGCCAGTCCGCAGTGGTGTCCTGACGCATGGTTACGCGTTGCGACATCAGGAAAAGACGATCGCCCAGGCCCTGAAAGATGCCGGGTACGTCACCGGGCACTTTGGCAAGTGGCATCTCAACGGGCTCCGTGGCCCCGGTGCACCAATCCTTGCCGAAGACACCTACGGCCCAGGTCACTTTGGTTTCGATGAATGGGTTTCAGTGACGAACTTCTTTGATGTCGATCCGCTGATGAGCCGGCAAGGCAAGTTCGAGCAAATGAAGGGGGATTCGTCCGAAGTCGCCATGGCCGAGGCAATCAAGTTCCTTCAGAAGCACAAAGACGGCGGCAAACCCATGTTCGCCGTTGTGTGGTTTGGTACGCCTCACAGTCCATTCAAAGCTCTCGACGACGACAAGATTCCCTTTGGCAACCTCAAAGCGGATTCCGAGAATCACTATGGTGAACTCGTTGCCATGGATCGCAGTATCGGCACCCTTCGATCGGCACTACGCGACATGAAGATCGCCGACGATACGCTGTTCGTCTTCTGCAGCGATAACGGCGGGCTACCCCGGATCCAACCAGACACCGTTGGAGGCCTGCGTGGTAACAAAGGAAACGTCTACGAAGGGGGCCTTCGGGTTCCCGCGATCATCGAATGGCCATCGATGGTTCAGCCTCGCATCAGCAGCTATCCGGCATGCACGATGGATCTCTTTCCGACGGTCGCCGACGTGCTTGGCCTACCGGACGATGTCTTTGTTAAGCCCCTGGATGGCGTCAGCTTAAAGCCGCTTCTTGCGGACGAGCTCGGAGCACGCGAACAACCGATTGGCTTTCGATTTCAGAAACAGGCAGCCTGGGTCGACAACAACTGGAAACTAGTGACATCTAACCGCGACCAAGCAAACAAGTTTGAGCTCTATAACCTGAAGGATGATCCGCACGAAGAGAATGACCTGGCCAAGGCCGAGCCTGCCCAGTTCGAGAAACTCAAATCGGCCTACCAGGCCTGGGACGCCGCGGTCGAGGCGAGCTTTGCTGGCAAAGATTACGCCGCCGGCAAGCTGACCGAACCTGATCCCGAACCCCATTACTGGACGATTGATCCCCGTTACGAGAAGTATCTGCCCGAGTGGAAGGACCGCTGGGAGTATCGAACGTACATCCAAAAGGTCCTGAAAGACTAA
- a CDS encoding sigma-70 family RNA polymerase sigma factor gives MSYEIPEQSQTDDAAQDQRYADFLAYFSADCDRLHAYIYSLLPHHADADDVFQRCSLLLWKKFDTFDQQRDFLSWACGVAFYEVKNFLRTAQRDRLQFSETLLDLLAERRTDDLASVPDHLAALRLCVKKLTEHQQQLVWKAYGGATTVADLAAATGRSAQTLYNQLATIRRKLAQCVQMRLTAAGEDA, from the coding sequence ATGTCCTACGAAATCCCAGAACAATCTCAGACCGACGACGCGGCGCAAGATCAGCGCTATGCAGACTTTCTGGCATACTTTTCGGCGGATTGCGACCGGCTGCACGCTTACATTTACTCGTTACTGCCGCACCATGCGGATGCGGACGACGTTTTCCAGCGCTGCAGCCTGCTGTTGTGGAAGAAGTTTGACACGTTCGATCAGCAGCGAGACTTTCTCTCGTGGGCTTGTGGCGTAGCGTTTTACGAGGTGAAGAACTTCCTCCGCACTGCCCAGCGTGATCGACTGCAATTCAGCGAAACGCTGCTAGACCTTTTGGCAGAGAGACGAACCGACGATCTTGCGAGTGTTCCGGATCATCTGGCAGCACTACGCTTGTGCGTCAAAAAGCTAACCGAACACCAGCAACAGTTGGTTTGGAAAGCCTACGGTGGTGCCACGACCGTGGCCGACCTGGCGGCTGCCACCGGTCGTTCGGCTCAGACACTTTACAATCAGTTGGCAACCATTCGCCGCAAGCTGGCCCAATGTGTCCAGATGCGACTCACCGCCGCAGGAGAGGACGCATGA
- a CDS encoding FecR domain-containing protein, which yields MTNELNKRLADLVHRSVHESLTAEEHAELEEMLLASPELRDEYFLLLDLEYGLAKLAVEETGRQTLSLPEAVVRPAHMQRTEPTPASQSAGYWPLLALALFGLLVAPVVYWAANQQPVAHTDPQTGGNPDGGQSGPAIADMQIMQLARSRFFGEPRAFAPGDTLALNHDYALVEGSVQLRSRTGAEMIVQAPAVFAIQSAERVLLKVGECSVYAPDGAEGFRVLTPQAEVVDKGTRFSISVNESGEADVEVIEGAAEVFTAQEATTPVHAGLLLEAGEGRVINSMGEVAAGDGSQFGRTYKSILPDRIISFDVSPDGEPEPDKLLGVTAQRGGKTFSYDVDQLIGFDLIHFKVNQNINNLTTPLLSVDPKSGDDTRRRAEYLDRDHCLCTGILNPGGSEIPLDSDPDITNEDLGQRTPGLAVRFHEPIVNGPGPDIVLFDLHVVVHPEDGDPFHVSPTHFEPGLKSHTIRQYDISLVDHGSHQLSSFRLYGFDRRIRSVDELCQSNHNGGVPHAVPAKVIAAGIDLSDLGYPEGAEVRELFIQDAMDDDNYIDPVFIGGFPPVSTTSPEEPNSTEE from the coding sequence ATGACAAACGAACTCAACAAACGACTCGCCGATTTAGTGCATCGCAGTGTTCATGAAAGCCTGACGGCCGAAGAACATGCCGAGCTGGAAGAAATGCTCTTGGCCAGTCCCGAGCTACGGGACGAGTATTTCCTTCTTTTGGATCTGGAATACGGCTTGGCCAAACTAGCCGTCGAAGAAACCGGACGCCAAACGCTTAGCTTGCCGGAAGCTGTCGTTCGCCCTGCGCACATGCAGCGTACCGAGCCGACCCCAGCGTCCCAATCTGCTGGCTACTGGCCGCTATTGGCATTGGCTCTATTTGGCCTGTTGGTTGCCCCGGTCGTGTATTGGGCCGCCAATCAGCAGCCGGTGGCTCACACCGATCCCCAAACGGGAGGAAACCCGGACGGCGGCCAATCGGGTCCTGCGATTGCGGACATGCAGATCATGCAATTGGCAAGGAGTCGTTTCTTTGGAGAACCACGTGCATTCGCTCCTGGTGATACGCTTGCCCTGAATCATGACTATGCATTGGTCGAAGGAAGCGTTCAGCTTCGCAGCCGTACCGGTGCGGAAATGATCGTTCAGGCTCCGGCTGTCTTTGCGATTCAGTCGGCCGAACGAGTTTTGCTGAAAGTGGGCGAGTGTTCGGTTTACGCTCCTGATGGCGCCGAAGGCTTTCGCGTTCTGACGCCCCAGGCCGAAGTGGTCGACAAAGGAACTCGATTCTCCATCAGCGTCAATGAATCAGGCGAAGCGGATGTCGAAGTGATCGAAGGAGCCGCCGAAGTCTTTACCGCCCAGGAAGCCACTACCCCTGTTCACGCAGGGCTGCTTCTCGAAGCAGGCGAAGGCCGCGTCATCAACTCGATGGGGGAAGTCGCCGCGGGCGATGGTTCCCAGTTCGGTCGCACCTACAAGTCGATCCTGCCTGACCGCATCATTTCGTTTGACGTTTCACCGGACGGAGAGCCTGAGCCCGACAAGCTGCTGGGCGTCACGGCACAGCGCGGCGGCAAGACTTTTTCGTACGACGTAGACCAGCTGATTGGCTTCGATTTGATTCACTTCAAAGTCAATCAAAACATCAACAACCTGACGACGCCACTTCTAAGTGTTGACCCGAAAAGCGGCGATGACACACGTCGCCGAGCCGAGTACCTCGATCGCGACCACTGTCTGTGCACCGGCATCTTGAACCCCGGTGGCAGCGAAATCCCGTTGGACTCGGATCCCGACATTACCAATGAAGACCTAGGCCAACGCACGCCTGGCCTGGCGGTTCGCTTTCACGAGCCGATCGTCAATGGCCCCGGCCCGGATATCGTGCTGTTTGACCTGCATGTGGTCGTGCACCCAGAGGATGGCGATCCGTTCCATGTTTCGCCCACCCACTTTGAACCCGGCCTGAAATCTCACACCATTCGTCAATACGACATCTCGCTCGTCGACCACGGCTCGCATCAATTGAGCAGCTTTCGTTTGTACGGTTTCGACCGACGCATTCGTAGCGTGGACGAACTGTGCCAATCGAATCACAACGGCGGTGTACCTCACGCGGTCCCTGCCAAAGTGATCGCAGCGGGCATCGATTTGTCCGACCTTGGGTATCCGGAAGGTGCCGAGGTTCGCGAACTGTTCATCCAAGATGCGATGGACGACGACAACTACATTGACCCCGTGTTTATCGGGGGCTTCCCACCTGTTTCTACCACCTCGCCCGAAGAGCCTAACTCAACGGAAGAGTAA